The proteins below are encoded in one region of Peribacillus muralis:
- a CDS encoding RraA family protein: MNIQAYLNELQENLYTAVISDILDSLGWKNQALPLHIRPLDPDMVICGYAKTVQVADVSREPEKPYKKQIEVLDSIRPGEVFVGDVGGSERSAFFGELMSTATKVAGGRGAVIDGLCRDIKKIKELGFPVFAKGMRPTDSYARNEVIDYDVTIKVGNVMIEPGDLIFGDIDGIVVVPKAIEEEVVNKAFEKVKGENMVRDHILKGMKVSEVFAKFGIL, from the coding sequence ATGAACATTCAAGCGTATTTAAATGAACTACAGGAAAATCTATATACAGCAGTCATATCGGATATTTTAGATAGCCTTGGTTGGAAAAACCAAGCGCTTCCCCTCCATATTCGTCCTCTAGATCCGGATATGGTTATCTGCGGTTATGCTAAAACGGTTCAAGTGGCAGATGTATCACGTGAACCTGAAAAACCATATAAAAAACAAATCGAAGTACTTGACAGTATTCGACCAGGGGAAGTTTTCGTTGGTGATGTTGGCGGTTCAGAGCGTTCAGCATTTTTTGGTGAACTAATGTCGACAGCTACTAAAGTCGCTGGTGGTCGTGGAGCAGTCATTGATGGATTATGTCGTGATATAAAAAAAATTAAAGAGCTAGGATTTCCTGTATTCGCAAAAGGTATGAGACCAACGGATTCATATGCTCGTAATGAAGTAATCGATTATGACGTAACAATTAAAGTGGGAAACGTCATGATTGAGCCTGGAGATTTAATTTTTGGTGATATTGATGGCATTGTAGTAGTACCAAAGGCAATTGAAGAAGAGGTTGTTAATAAAGCTTTTGAAAAAGTTAAGGGCGAGAATATGGTTCGCGATCATATCTTGAAAGGTATGAAAGTATCTGAAGTTTTCGCAAAATTCGGTATTTTGTAA
- a CDS encoding MFS transporter, producing the protein MITCVIAFPMHGVFGALSDKVGRRPIYIFGAVFAAVCIFPFFYLLESGSFYLILLGYILLINIGHNSINAVQPSFFTELFGPNVRYSGASIGSQLGAIVAGGFTPFIAKALTAYNGGDWKLVSIYVVIVSLASAAAAYFGPETSRHDLNENVNPGSTVEDRDIS; encoded by the coding sequence ATGATAACATGCGTAATAGCATTTCCTATGCATGGGGTCTTCGGCGCATTGTCGGATAAAGTTGGCCGCCGTCCAATTTATATTTTTGGCGCTGTTTTCGCAGCAGTTTGTATCTTCCCTTTCTTTTACTTATTGGAAAGTGGCTCGTTCTATCTTATATTGTTGGGATATATTTTACTAATTAATATTGGACATAACTCCATAAATGCAGTGCAGCCATCTTTCTTTACCGAGTTATTTGGACCTAATGTCCGTTACAGTGGAGCTTCTATTGGTAGCCAGCTTGGAGCAATCGTTGCAGGAGGTTTTACACCATTCATCGCGAAAGCGCTTACCGCATATAACGGAGGTGATTGGAAGTTAGTTTCCATTTATGTTGTGATTGTTTCATTAGCATCGGCAGCAGCTGCTTACTTTGGGCCTGAAACATCACGCCATGATTTAAATGAAAACGTCAATCCTGGAAGTACAGTAGAAGATCGAGACATTTCTTAA